The following coding sequences lie in one Stenotrophomonas rhizophila genomic window:
- the coq7 gene encoding 2-polyprenyl-3-methyl-6-methoxy-1,4-benzoquinone monooxygenase, translated as MTATRQITPLDHLLTEAQRALDTVFGNPPASRPYPADTTPDVQMNTPERRHAAGLMRINHVGEVCAQGLYFGQAAVAQEAQTRAHLLEAAQEETDHLAWCAQRLRELDSRPSLFNPIWYAGSYTIGTLAGLRGDGWNLGFVVETERQVEAHLDEHLDTLPPADLRSREILKVMKIDEARHADHAEHAGARKLPFPIPGVMALASKVMKTIAYRV; from the coding sequence ATGACCGCCACCCGCCAGATCACCCCGCTCGATCACCTGCTGACCGAAGCCCAGCGCGCCCTGGACACGGTGTTTGGCAACCCGCCGGCCAGCCGCCCCTACCCGGCCGACACCACCCCCGACGTACAGATGAACACCCCCGAGCGCCGCCACGCGGCCGGCCTGATGCGCATCAACCACGTCGGCGAGGTCTGCGCCCAGGGCCTGTACTTCGGCCAGGCCGCCGTTGCCCAGGAAGCACAGACCCGCGCCCACCTGCTGGAAGCGGCCCAGGAAGAAACCGACCACCTGGCCTGGTGCGCCCAGCGCCTGCGCGAACTGGACAGCCGCCCCAGCCTGTTCAACCCGATCTGGTATGCCGGCAGCTACACCATCGGCACCCTCGCCGGCCTGCGCGGGGACGGCTGGAACCTGGGCTTCGTGGTCGAAACCGAGCGCCAGGTCGAGGCCCACCTGGACGAACACCTGGACACCCTGCCCCCGGCCGACCTGCGCAGCCGCGAGATCCTCAAGGTGATGAAGATCGACGAGGCCCGGCACGCCGACCACGCCGAACACGCCGGCGCCCGCAAGCTGCCCTTCCCGATCCCCGGGGTGATGGCGCTGGCCTCCAAGGTGATGAAGACCATCGCCTATCGCGTGTGA
- the rplM gene encoding 50S ribosomal protein L13 translates to MSTFTAKSETVQRDWYLVDASGKTLGRLSTELARRLRGKHKPVYTPHVDTGDYLVVINAEKIVVTGNKLQDKLYHRFTGYIGNLKTETLAQALERHPERVIETAVKGMLPKGPLGRAMYRKLKVYSGSEHPHAAQQPQVLDI, encoded by the coding sequence ATGAGCACTTTCACTGCAAAGTCCGAGACCGTCCAGCGCGACTGGTATCTCGTCGACGCTTCCGGCAAGACGCTGGGCCGTCTGTCCACCGAGCTGGCCCGCCGTCTGCGCGGCAAGCACAAGCCGGTTTACACCCCTCACGTTGATACCGGTGATTACCTGGTTGTCATCAATGCAGAAAAGATTGTCGTCACCGGCAACAAGCTGCAGGACAAGCTGTATCACCGTTTCACTGGCTACATCGGCAACCTGAAGACCGAAACTCTGGCCCAGGCGCTTGAGCGCCACCCGGAGCGTGTCATCGAGACCGCCGTCAAGGGCATGCTGCCGAAGGGCCCGCTGGGCCGCGCCATGTACCGCAAGCTCAAGGTGTACTCGGGTTCCGAGCACCCGCACGCCGCTCAGCAGCCTCAGGTTCTGGATATCTAA
- the rpsI gene encoding 30S ribosomal protein S9: protein MAITQNYGTGRRKSSTARVFLRKGAGNITVNGRPLDEFFGRETARMIVRQPLELTKNTESFDIMVTAAGGGTTGQAGAIRLGIARALVEYDETLKSELRKAGFMTRDAREVERKKVGLHKARRATQFSKR from the coding sequence ATGGCTATCACTCAAAACTACGGCACCGGCCGCCGCAAGTCCTCCACCGCCCGCGTGTTCCTGCGCAAGGGCGCCGGCAACATCACCGTCAATGGCCGTCCGCTGGACGAGTTCTTTGGCCGTGAGACTGCACGCATGATCGTGCGTCAGCCGCTGGAACTGACCAAGAACACCGAAAGCTTCGACATCATGGTCACCGCCGCTGGCGGTGGTACCACCGGTCAGGCCGGTGCGATCCGCCTGGGCATCGCCCGTGCGCTGGTCGAGTACGACGAAACCCTGAAGTCCGAGCTGCGCAAGGCTGGCTTCATGACCCGTGACGCCCGTGAAGTCGAGCGTAAGAAGGTCGGCCTGCACAAGGCACGTCGCGCCACCCAGTTCTCCAAGCGCTGA
- a CDS encoding RNA pyrophosphohydrolase, whose amino-acid sequence MIDPDGYRPNVGIVLMREDGQVFWARRVRRDGWQFPQGGMNTDETPVEAMYRELHEETGLLPEHVEVLGATPGWLRYRLPARAIRRNEKQVCIGQKQVWFLLRLSGDESHVTLDHTDSPEFDQWRWVDFWYPVEHVVMFKRGVYARALRHLAPLARGVAGTGVESMPKSAQEAWMPGNTAGHDRPRKRTPPKRGYWPRKAKGDPGAP is encoded by the coding sequence GTGATCGATCCGGACGGCTATCGACCGAACGTCGGTATTGTGCTGATGCGGGAAGACGGGCAGGTGTTCTGGGCACGACGTGTGCGCCGGGATGGCTGGCAATTTCCGCAGGGCGGCATGAATACCGACGAGACGCCCGTCGAAGCCATGTATCGCGAGTTGCACGAAGAAACGGGGCTGTTGCCCGAGCACGTCGAAGTCCTCGGAGCGACACCGGGTTGGCTGCGCTATCGGCTGCCCGCACGCGCCATCCGGCGCAATGAGAAGCAGGTGTGCATCGGCCAGAAGCAGGTGTGGTTCCTGCTGCGCCTGTCCGGCGACGAATCCCATGTGACGCTGGACCATACCGACAGCCCCGAGTTCGACCAGTGGCGGTGGGTGGATTTCTGGTACCCGGTCGAGCACGTGGTGATGTTCAAGCGCGGGGTCTATGCACGCGCGCTGCGCCACCTGGCGCCCTTGGCGCGTGGCGTGGCCGGCACCGGGGTGGAATCGATGCCCAAGTCGGCCCAGGAAGCCTGGATGCCGGGCAACACCGCCGGGCACGATCGGCCGCGCAAGCGCACGCCGCCCAAGCGGGGCTACTGGCCGCGGAAGGCCAAGGGCGACCCGGGCGCGCCGTGA
- a CDS encoding (2Fe-2S)-binding protein, which produces MYVCICNGVTDHQIREAAQSGVASVSELTMRTGCGATCGSCLDMAADLLAKFSATHDLPLPVLGLAQVA; this is translated from the coding sequence GTGTACGTTTGTATCTGCAACGGGGTTACCGACCACCAGATCCGTGAAGCCGCCCAAAGCGGTGTCGCGAGCGTGTCCGAACTGACGATGCGCACCGGCTGCGGCGCCACCTGCGGTTCCTGCCTGGACATGGCAGCCGACCTGCTGGCCAAGTTCAGCGCGACCCACGATCTGCCGCTGCCTGTGTTGGGCCTGGCGCAGGTCGCCTGA
- the bfr gene encoding bacterioferritin yields the protein MKGDAKVIEFLNKVLYNELTAINQYFLHAKMLKNWGLKELADHEYKESIEEMKHADMLSDRILFLEGLPNFQALGKLRIGENPTEILQCDLALERDGVVTLRDAVSYADSVGDYVSRQLFVKILDSEEEHIDWLETQLDLIERISEPNYLLTKLDD from the coding sequence ATGAAGGGCGACGCAAAAGTCATCGAATTCCTCAACAAGGTCCTCTACAACGAGCTGACCGCGATCAACCAGTATTTTCTGCACGCCAAGATGCTGAAGAACTGGGGCCTGAAAGAACTGGCCGATCATGAGTACAAGGAATCGATCGAAGAGATGAAGCATGCCGACATGCTGTCCGATCGCATCCTGTTCCTTGAAGGGCTGCCCAACTTCCAGGCGCTGGGCAAGCTGCGCATCGGCGAGAATCCCACCGAGATCCTGCAGTGCGATCTGGCGCTGGAGCGCGATGGCGTGGTCACGCTGCGCGACGCGGTGTCCTACGCCGATTCAGTAGGCGACTACGTGAGCCGCCAGCTGTTCGTGAAGATCCTCGATTCGGAGGAAGAGCACATCGATTGGCTGGAAACCCAGCTCGACCTGATTGAACGCATCAGCGAGCCGAACTACCTGCTGACCAAGCTGGACGACTGA
- a CDS encoding hybrid sensor histidine kinase/response regulator, with protein sequence MAAAVAGTAALMAAIGSRGPWSLIAAAAAVVTVIASLSCVQHWRDTQQRLQQLQRRGDALAAERDQLQHAVQQQDVLEQELLQAKQAAEAAALAKGEFLATMSHEIRTPLNGILPMLDLIAGGQLGADQRQMLQTATVSSQQLLRIVDDILDYSRLEAKGLDLEITTFNLRELLEGQVQLMQRSADPKALKLSLELDPAVRLSVRGDPVRLRQVLGNLLVNAIKFTERGQVRVRVQRLGETSAQHQLRFEVIDTGIGIDTALQSRLFQSFSQADASTTRIYGGTGLGLAICKRIIDLMHGRIGVSSTPGHGATFWFEIPLLKVIGDLPALGTTTTRALLVSTDALLAQRLDRVLQHYDMRLHVVESASAALDILRAPQRPGIEPVLSWVLADTEALRHGATALHRAVLRDGRDPLPRLVWLQGAEPLASVLLEDALQLPRDAADSDLHALLRPAIAPARPAPLLAEVVADTDSAPSPQLGLRVLLVEDNSVNLAVAQRLLQVLGCSVVTATDGQQALQHLHSQRVDLVLMDCQMPVLDGYQATRRWRAHEADTGAARQPIVAMTANAMAGDRERCLQAGMDDYLSKPVNRASLLACLQRWQGNAAPSQWPAPPAEVRAPDMSFAALPPSVMPDSDDSPLPVLDSSVLDELVEVIGAQTAQIIGVFLDDTPALITQLQDASVAADLDQLRALAHSLKSASANVGALALSAASRRIEHDARAGTLERPAVAVALLIAEFARARIALAGYQNGLRVPLQG encoded by the coding sequence ATGGCCGCCGCGGTTGCAGGCACCGCCGCACTGATGGCCGCCATCGGCAGCCGCGGCCCGTGGTCGCTGATTGCCGCCGCGGCGGCCGTGGTGACGGTGATTGCCAGCCTGAGCTGCGTGCAGCACTGGCGCGACACCCAGCAACGGTTGCAGCAGCTGCAACGCCGCGGCGACGCGCTGGCGGCCGAGCGCGATCAGCTGCAGCACGCGGTGCAGCAGCAGGACGTGCTGGAACAGGAACTGCTGCAGGCCAAGCAGGCCGCCGAAGCTGCCGCGCTGGCCAAGGGCGAGTTCCTGGCCACCATGAGCCACGAGATCCGCACGCCGCTCAATGGCATCCTGCCGATGCTGGACCTGATCGCGGGCGGCCAGCTGGGCGCCGACCAGCGGCAGATGCTGCAGACCGCCACCGTCAGCTCGCAGCAGCTGCTGCGCATCGTCGATGACATCCTCGATTACTCCCGTCTGGAGGCCAAGGGCCTGGACCTGGAGATCACCACGTTCAACCTGCGCGAGCTGCTCGAAGGGCAGGTCCAGCTGATGCAGCGCAGCGCCGATCCCAAGGCGTTGAAGCTGTCGCTGGAACTGGACCCGGCGGTGCGCCTGTCGGTGCGCGGCGACCCGGTGCGCCTGCGCCAGGTGCTGGGCAACCTGCTGGTCAATGCCATCAAGTTCACCGAACGCGGCCAGGTCCGCGTGCGCGTGCAGCGGCTGGGTGAAACCAGCGCCCAGCACCAGTTGCGCTTCGAAGTGATCGACACCGGCATCGGTATCGACACCGCCCTGCAGTCGCGGCTGTTCCAGTCCTTCAGCCAGGCCGATGCCTCCACCACCCGCATTTACGGCGGCACCGGGCTGGGGCTGGCCATCTGCAAGCGCATCATCGACCTGATGCATGGCCGCATCGGGGTCAGCTCCACGCCGGGCCATGGCGCCACGTTCTGGTTCGAGATTCCGCTGCTGAAGGTCATCGGCGACCTGCCCGCCCTGGGCACCACCACCACCCGCGCGCTGCTGGTCAGTACCGACGCGCTGCTGGCCCAGCGCCTGGACCGCGTGCTTCAGCACTACGACATGCGCCTGCACGTGGTGGAAAGCGCCTCGGCCGCGCTGGACATCCTGCGTGCACCGCAGCGCCCCGGCATCGAGCCGGTGCTGAGCTGGGTCCTTGCCGATACCGAGGCCCTGCGCCACGGCGCCACCGCCCTGCACCGGGCCGTGCTGCGCGACGGTCGCGACCCCTTGCCCAGGCTGGTGTGGCTGCAGGGTGCCGAGCCCCTCGCGTCGGTGCTGCTGGAAGACGCGTTGCAGCTGCCGCGCGACGCCGCCGACAGCGACCTGCACGCCCTGCTCCGCCCCGCCATCGCCCCCGCCCGCCCGGCACCGCTGCTGGCCGAGGTGGTGGCCGATACCGACAGCGCTCCGTCCCCCCAGCTGGGGTTGCGCGTGCTGCTGGTGGAAGACAACAGCGTCAACCTGGCCGTTGCCCAGCGCCTGCTGCAGGTACTGGGCTGCAGCGTGGTGACCGCCACCGATGGGCAACAGGCGCTACAGCACCTGCACAGCCAGCGCGTGGACCTGGTGCTGATGGATTGCCAGATGCCGGTGCTGGATGGCTACCAGGCCACCCGCCGCTGGCGCGCGCACGAAGCCGACACCGGCGCGGCGCGCCAGCCGATCGTGGCGATGACCGCCAATGCCATGGCCGGCGACCGCGAGCGCTGCCTGCAGGCCGGCATGGACGACTACCTGTCCAAGCCGGTCAACCGCGCCTCGCTGCTGGCGTGCCTGCAACGCTGGCAAGGCAACGCGGCCCCGTCGCAGTGGCCCGCGCCGCCTGCCGAGGTGCGCGCGCCGGACATGTCGTTCGCCGCACTGCCGCCGTCAGTGATGCCCGACAGCGATGACAGCCCGCTGCCCGTGCTGGACAGCAGCGTGCTCGATGAACTGGTAGAGGTGATCGGCGCGCAGACCGCGCAGATCATCGGCGTGTTCCTGGACGACACCCCGGCGCTGATCACCCAGTTGCAGGATGCCTCGGTGGCCGCCGACCTGGATCAGCTGCGCGCGCTGGCGCACAGCCTGAAGTCGGCCAGCGCCAATGTGGGCGCGCTGGCACTGTCGGCCGCCTCGCGCCGGATCGAACACGACGCGCGCGCCGGCACCCTGGAACGCCCCGCCGTGGCGGTGGCGCTGCTCATCGCCGAGTTCGCGCGCGCGCGGATCGCGCTGGCCGGGTATCAGAACGGCCTGCGCGTACCGCTGCAGGGCTGA
- a CDS encoding EAL domain-containing protein produces the protein MRRRLGVLMAVTDNVVASARATRAETPPADHWQRWVGSAAPVAAAPSNVVPLTAAIAAAPPPLPQAPQAREDDPAPLGLDAPYRVLIVEDDRSQALFAQSVLHGAGMEAIVHSDAEGVQQAIADNRPDLILMDLHLPGLDGMRLTALIRQQPGQQLLPIVFLSGDPDPERQFEVLDSGADDFLSKPIRPRHLIAAVSNRIRRARAQAATQPGANGAPAMNNPETGLPTRHHVMQQLAASLAHRDHGGLFFIEVASALGLRERYGYAAFERLMVQAAQRLADSAQPHLLARLNDNSFLVLARGIDEESLDGVAQHLREQLSGRAFVIRDDESVHLRGVVGHAQLSLGFSDAGTALEAVERTTLQARLLSAGVAAHVRREDVAAQEHLALLEGQLELAYQPIVAVAGGNTAQYQVLLRLRQADGTVLAAGQVIPAAEAAGRIADLDQQVLDHTLGLLDLYRHATQPLSLFVSQSLRTLARDAFADWLLESLARRQIAGEALVIDVRLPDALIHTVTLQQFCSRMAAAGVRFCLSQFEPGGEANALLTQLPLTYVRMAARFSSSHANQRTRDELRAAIDNAHRAGLQIIGQQIEDPQAAAAMWMGGVDFIQGNMVQSAGSELNFDFHNAVL, from the coding sequence TTGCGTCGCAGACTGGGAGTATTGATGGCCGTCACCGACAACGTTGTTGCATCCGCCCGCGCCACACGCGCTGAGACCCCGCCCGCCGACCATTGGCAACGGTGGGTCGGCAGCGCCGCGCCGGTCGCTGCCGCGCCGAGCAACGTGGTACCGCTTACCGCAGCCATCGCAGCGGCCCCACCGCCGCTACCGCAGGCACCGCAGGCACGCGAAGACGACCCCGCGCCGCTGGGCCTGGATGCGCCCTACCGGGTGCTGATTGTCGAAGACGACCGCTCCCAGGCCCTGTTCGCGCAGAGCGTGCTGCACGGCGCCGGGATGGAGGCCATCGTGCACAGCGACGCCGAAGGCGTGCAGCAGGCCATCGCGGACAACCGCCCCGACCTGATCCTGATGGACCTGCACCTGCCCGGCCTGGACGGCATGCGCCTGACCGCGCTGATCCGCCAGCAACCCGGCCAGCAGCTGCTGCCCATCGTATTCCTCAGTGGTGATCCGGACCCGGAGCGCCAGTTCGAAGTGCTCGACAGTGGCGCCGACGATTTCCTGAGCAAGCCGATCCGTCCGCGCCATCTCATTGCCGCGGTCTCCAACCGGATCCGCCGTGCGCGTGCGCAGGCCGCCACCCAGCCCGGCGCCAATGGCGCGCCGGCCATGAACAACCCCGAGACCGGCCTGCCCACCCGTCACCATGTGATGCAGCAGCTGGCCGCCTCGCTGGCCCACCGCGACCATGGCGGCCTGTTCTTCATCGAAGTGGCCAGTGCCTTGGGCCTGCGCGAACGCTATGGCTACGCCGCGTTCGAGCGCCTGATGGTGCAGGCCGCGCAGCGCCTGGCTGACAGCGCGCAGCCGCACCTGTTGGCACGCTTGAACGACAACAGCTTCCTGGTGCTGGCCCGCGGCATCGACGAGGAAAGCCTGGACGGCGTGGCCCAGCACCTGCGTGAGCAGTTGTCCGGGCGCGCCTTCGTGATCCGCGACGACGAGTCGGTGCACCTGCGCGGCGTGGTCGGGCATGCGCAGCTCTCGCTGGGCTTCAGCGACGCCGGTACCGCACTGGAAGCGGTGGAACGCACCACCCTGCAGGCGCGCCTGCTCAGCGCCGGTGTGGCCGCGCACGTGCGCCGCGAAGATGTCGCCGCGCAGGAACACCTGGCCCTGCTCGAAGGCCAGCTGGAACTGGCCTACCAGCCGATCGTGGCCGTCGCCGGCGGTAATACCGCCCAGTACCAGGTGCTGCTGCGGCTGCGCCAGGCCGATGGCACCGTGCTCGCCGCCGGCCAGGTGATTCCGGCTGCCGAAGCCGCCGGGCGGATCGCCGACCTGGACCAGCAGGTGCTTGACCACACGCTGGGCCTGCTCGATCTGTACCGCCATGCCACCCAGCCGCTGAGCCTGTTCGTGTCGCAGTCGCTGCGCACGCTGGCCCGCGACGCCTTCGCCGACTGGCTGCTGGAATCGCTGGCGCGCCGCCAGATCGCCGGCGAGGCGCTGGTCATCGACGTCCGCCTGCCGGACGCGCTGATCCATACCGTCACCCTGCAGCAGTTCTGCTCGCGCATGGCCGCGGCCGGCGTGCGGTTCTGCCTGAGCCAGTTCGAACCGGGCGGCGAAGCCAACGCCCTGCTCACCCAGTTGCCCCTGACCTACGTACGCATGGCCGCGCGTTTCTCCAGCAGCCACGCCAACCAGCGCACCCGCGACGAACTGCGTGCGGCCATCGACAACGCACACCGCGCCGGCCTGCAGATCATCGGTCAACAGATTGAAGATCCACAGGCGGCCGCCGCGATGTGGATGGGCGGGGTCGACTTCATCCAGGGCAACATGGTGCAGTCGGCGGGCAGTGAACTGAACTTCGACTTCCACAACGCGGTGTTGTGA
- a CDS encoding DUF4126 domain-containing protein has protein sequence MTEAHLFVVGILLAWLAGIRVYLTVFGVGLAGLLGWVDLPPALQATESYWVLGTSAVLAVAEFFADKIPGVDSVWDLVQTLARVPAGAFLAAATLSPGGELSGTALVAGAGVALASHGLKSGTRALLNTSPEPASNWVASAAEDTVVVGGLALALAHPWLALILVVGCSLIGALVVWWVWRTLWKGMRWLLGQAAERPGALPNRDVLPP, from the coding sequence ATGACCGAAGCCCATCTGTTCGTCGTCGGCATCCTGCTGGCCTGGCTGGCGGGCATCCGCGTCTACCTGACCGTGTTCGGCGTGGGCCTGGCCGGGCTGCTGGGCTGGGTGGACCTGCCGCCGGCCCTGCAGGCCACCGAATCGTACTGGGTGCTGGGTACCTCGGCGGTGCTGGCGGTGGCCGAGTTCTTCGCCGACAAGATTCCCGGGGTGGATTCGGTCTGGGACCTGGTCCAGACCCTGGCCCGGGTGCCGGCCGGTGCCTTCCTGGCCGCCGCCACCCTGTCACCCGGCGGCGAACTCAGCGGCACCGCGCTGGTCGCCGGGGCCGGGGTGGCGCTGGCCAGCCACGGGCTCAAGTCCGGTACCCGCGCCCTGCTCAACACCTCACCGGAACCGGCCAGCAACTGGGTGGCCTCGGCTGCCGAAGACACCGTGGTGGTGGGCGGGCTGGCATTGGCGCTGGCCCACCCGTGGCTGGCGCTGATCCTGGTGGTTGGCTGCAGCCTGATCGGCGCGCTGGTGGTGTGGTGGGTGTGGCGCACATTGTGGAAGGGCATGCGCTGGTTGCTCGGGCAAGCCGCCGAGCGACCCGGGGCGCTGCCGAATCGCGACGTGCTGCCACCGTAG
- a CDS encoding DUF6776 family protein → MNSPTPSRIQIRRPGTPPVQDRRRLAILAGVWLVSVILAVLIGRWTAGPGGDAGKQLDAAQARAESLNKQVVELQQRQATLQASDRISRAANNEVQTSLGERDEEIAGLRADVAFYERLVGATSQRKGLNTHSVEFSPETGGTWQYAVVLTQNLNRGAISQGQMRFTVEGVKGGKLTSVSWDELHQRTKVPGQDYSFRYFQQLTGSIILPKDFTPQRVRVTLGSGAGGATQVFDWKQAGAPAAPSAKEGE, encoded by the coding sequence ATGAACTCTCCGACTCCATCGCGTATCCAGATCCGCCGGCCCGGCACGCCGCCCGTGCAGGATCGCCGCCGTCTGGCCATTCTGGCCGGGGTGTGGCTGGTCAGCGTCATCCTGGCCGTCCTGATCGGGCGCTGGACCGCCGGCCCCGGCGGGGATGCCGGCAAGCAGCTGGACGCGGCGCAGGCGCGCGCGGAAAGCCTGAACAAGCAGGTGGTCGAGCTGCAGCAGCGCCAGGCCACGCTGCAGGCGTCGGACCGCATCAGCCGGGCCGCCAACAATGAAGTGCAGACCTCGCTGGGCGAGCGCGACGAGGAAATCGCCGGTCTGCGCGCGGACGTGGCCTTCTACGAGCGTCTGGTGGGGGCGACCAGCCAGCGCAAGGGCCTGAACACCCATTCGGTCGAATTCAGCCCGGAAACCGGCGGCACCTGGCAGTACGCGGTGGTGCTGACCCAGAACCTCAATCGCGGTGCGATCAGCCAGGGCCAGATGCGGTTTACCGTGGAAGGCGTCAAAGGCGGCAAGCTGACCTCGGTCAGCTGGGACGAGCTGCACCAGCGCACCAAGGTGCCGGGCCAGGACTATTCCTTCCGGTATTTCCAGCAGCTCACCGGCAGCATCATCCTGCCGAAAGACTTCACCCCGCAACGTGTGCGGGTCACGCTGGGATCGGGCGCGGGGGGCGCCACCCAGGTTTTTGATTGGAAGCAGGCCGGCGCACCGGCAGCACCATCGGCGAAAGAAGGGGAGTAA
- a CDS encoding bactofilin family protein, which yields MFGSNKSNRDGHLVVDALIGAQVVIRGDVEFSGGLYVEGTILGKVIAAEGAANATITLAEQGSIEGEIRAQVVVISGRLDGDVHATEKVELTPTARVSGNIHYQVVEMNAGAQLTGRLIHGSAQMAALPPPADDTAGKGKDGAARKKLAEAMA from the coding sequence ATGTTTGGCAGCAACAAATCCAACCGCGACGGACATCTGGTCGTGGACGCGCTGATCGGCGCACAGGTGGTGATCCGCGGCGACGTGGAGTTCAGTGGGGGCCTGTATGTGGAAGGCACCATCCTGGGCAAGGTCATCGCCGCGGAGGGGGCAGCCAATGCCACCATCACCCTGGCCGAGCAGGGCAGCATCGAGGGCGAGATCCGCGCCCAGGTGGTGGTCATCAGTGGCCGCCTGGACGGCGACGTGCACGCCACCGAAAAGGTGGAGCTGACCCCGACCGCGCGGGTCTCCGGCAACATCCACTACCAGGTGGTGGAGATGAACGCCGGCGCGCAGCTGACCGGTCGCCTGATCCACGGCAGCGCGCAGATGGCCGCATTGCCGCCGCCGGCCGACGACACCGCCGGCAAGGGCAAGGACGGCGCAGCCCGCAAGAAGCTGGCCGAGGCCATGGCCTGA